A stretch of DNA from Pseudonocardia hierapolitana:
CCGGTCGGCGATCGACGCGATCGCCGACGAGGGCTGCGGGGTGCTCGTGTACCTGCGCGGCCACGAGGGCCGCGGGATCGGCCTCGTCGCGAAGGTCCGCACCCACGTGCTGCAGGACGAGCAGGGCCTCGACACCGTCGACTCGGCCACCGCGCTGGGCCTGCCGGTCGACGTGCGCGACTTCGGCGCGGCCGCGCGGGTGCTGCACCACATCGGTGTCGCGTCGGTCCGGCTCCTGTCGAACAACGCGGACAAGGTGCTGGCGCTCACCGAGCACGGGATCACGGTCAGCGGGCGCGTCCCCTTGCTGGAGCCCGTGAACGAACACAACGTCCGCTACCTCACGGCGAAGCGCGACCGACTCGGCCACGATCTCCCACACCTGGGTTCACTCGGGTGACGACGCGAAGTCGCCCGCCCGCCACGGCATCTCCTGCAGCACCCACGTGTTGCCGTCCGGGTCGCTGAACGGGACGTACTTGATCCCCTGGGGGTGCTCGTCGATCTCCCCGACGGGCACGCCGCGGCGGGCGAGCTCGTCCCGCGCCACCGCCGCGTCGGCGACGACGAGGTGCAGGCCCCGCAGCGACCCGGGGGCCGCGTCGGCGAGGGAGGGCAGGCCCTTGGTCAGCGTGATGGAGCAGGCCGAGCCGGGCGGGGTGAGCTGGCAGACCCGCACCCCCTCGGCCGGCTCCACGTCGACGTCGACGGTGAACCCCGCGCCGACGTAGAACTCCTTGGCGCGGTCGATGTCGGCGACCGGCACGGGGACGAGCTCGAGCAGCATCTTCATGGCGCCTCCTTGCGCACGCGGTAATGCAGGTGGGTCACGCGGTCGCCTTGCACGACCGTGGGGTTCTCCAGCAGGTGCTCGGCGCCGGTGAAGCCGCCGAAGTAGCGCACGCCCGTGCCCAGCAGCACCGGCACCAGGTCCACGCGCAGCTCGTCGACGAGCCCGGCGGCGAGGGCCTGCCCGGTCATGTCCCCCGCGGTGAGCGACACGACGCGGCCGCCCGCCACCGCCTGCGCCTTCGCGATCGCGCTCTCCACCCCGTCGGTGACGAACGTGAACGGGGCGTCCGGGTGGGCATCGATCCACTCGGTCGGCACCCGGTGCGTCACGACGAAGGCGGCGTCGCCGACCGCGGGAGTCCCACCCCAGCCGTCGGTCAGGTCGAACAGGCGTCTGCCCATCACGCCGGGCCCGACGTTGCTCCACGCCGAGCGCAGGTACTCGGCGCTCGCCGCGGAGACCCGGTAGGTCCGCTCGTTGTCGTGGAACTCGACGTCGCCGTTGCGGTACCAGTCGAACAGCGGCCCGACCCCGCCTGACGGGTACGCGATGAACCCGTCCAGCGACATCGTCGCCTGGACGACGACCTTGCCCATGGCGTCCCTCCTCCGGTTCGTGAGGGCACCAGCGTGCGCTCGCGGGACGCCTCGGGCATCCGTGGCGACCACCTGGTCGTCACGTGGTGCACCCTCGCATCGTGCGTGTGTTCGCCACGGGTCTCGCTCTTCGACCGCGCGGCCGCGTCATACCAGCAGAGCCACCTTGCCGGCATGCGGAGCCGGGGCCTGGCCGGCGGTCATGAAGGCGAGTACCCCGGTCGCCTCGGCTTCCACGGCGGCCGCCTCGTCCGGCGTGAGCGGGCGGTGCGGGTGCACCTCCAGCGTCGCGCCGTCCCGGTCCCGGGTGAGCGTCCAGTGGGCCGCGGTGAAGCCGTCGACCAGCACCGCGCCCGGCACCGGCCCGCTGCGCCGGACGAAGGCGCGGCGGAACTCGTCGGTGCAGACGCGGGTCCGGTCGGCGTGCGAGAGCAGCAGGTTGTCGAAGTCGTAGAGGAAGCGCACGGGCGCAGGTGTGTCGGGGTCGGGGCGCGGGGC
This window harbors:
- a CDS encoding GTP cyclohydrolase II; this encodes MQDTRNGELAEVAESDLVTRRGPFRAVAFRDPYDGNEHLALVRGEPRGQKDVLVRVHSECLTGDVFGALRCECGAQLRSAIDAIADEGCGVLVYLRGHEGRGIGLVAKVRTHVLQDEQGLDTVDSATALGLPVDVRDFGAAARVLHHIGVASVRLLSNNADKVLALTEHGITVSGRVPLLEPVNEHNVRYLTAKRDRLGHDLPHLGSLG
- a CDS encoding VOC family protein yields the protein MKMLLELVPVPVADIDRAKEFYVGAGFTVDVDVEPAEGVRVCQLTPPGSACSITLTKGLPSLADAAPGSLRGLHLVVADAAVARDELARRGVPVGEIDEHPQGIKYVPFSDPDGNTWVLQEMPWRAGDFASSPE
- a CDS encoding dihydrofolate reductase family protein, coding for MGKVVVQATMSLDGFIAYPSGGVGPLFDWYRNGDVEFHDNERTYRVSAASAEYLRSAWSNVGPGVMGRRLFDLTDGWGGTPAVGDAAFVVTHRVPTEWIDAHPDAPFTFVTDGVESAIAKAQAVAGGRVVSLTAGDMTGQALAAGLVDELRVDLVPVLLGTGVRYFGGFTGAEHLLENPTVVQGDRVTHLHYRVRKEAP